Proteins from a genomic interval of Zingiber officinale cultivar Zhangliang chromosome 1B, Zo_v1.1, whole genome shotgun sequence:
- the LOC121981057 gene encoding probable amidase At4g34880: protein MAVMSSSSFLRCFLLLLLLDASRAFDLQEATIDSIQHAFAAGNLTSRELVELYLDRIRSLNELLLAVIEVNPAALREADAADRERLSGRGGCLHGVPVLLKDNIATHGGDGLNTTAGSFALLGSSAPRDAGVVRRLRRAGAVVLGKANMAEWANFRSFVAPSSWSARGGQARNPYVLSASPCGSSSGSAISAAANLAAVTLGTETDGSIICPSHLNSVVGIKPTVGLTSRAGVIPVSTRQDTIGPLCRTVSDAVQVLDVIVGFDKDDAAATRAASKYIPAGGYKQFLNVNGLKGKRIGILRRFFDFSSTDSSYKNAVFESHFGTMRQKGAILIDDLEIANSSIILDVTQSGEGVALLAEFKLALNSYLSDLSSSPVKSLADVIEFNNQHSAEERLDEFGQPIFLAAENTSGIGATERSAIARMSQLSKQGLEKLMVEKRLDAVVAANSNAATIFAIGGYPAISVPAGYGGDGIPFGLCFGGLRGSEPRLIEMAYGFEQATLVRKPPSFRE from the exons ATGGCAGTAATGTCGTCGTCCTCTTTCCTCCGGTGTTTCTTGCTGCTTCTCCTGTTGGACGCCTCCCGCGCCTTCGACCTCCAAGAAGCCACCATCGATAGCATCCAGCACGCCTTTGCCGCCGGCAATCTAACTTCCCGCGAGTTGGTGGAGTTATACCTAGACCGCATCCGCTCCCTCAACGAACTCCTACTCGCTGTCATCGAGGTAAACCCAGCCGCCCTGCGGGAAGCCGACGCTGCAGACCGCGAGCGGCTGAGCGGGCGAGGCGGCTGCCTGCACGGGGTCCCCGTTCTCCTCAAGGACAACATTGCCACGCACGGCGGCGACGGGCTCAACACCACTGCCGGTTCGTTCGCGCTGCTGGGCTCGTCAGCTCCCCGCGACGCCGGGGTGGTGCGGCGGCTGCGGCGGGCCGGAGCGGTGGTGCTGGGGAAGGCCAACATGGCGGAGTGGGCCAACTTCCGCTCCTTCGTGGCGCCCAGCTCGTGGAGCGCCCGTGGCGGCCAAGCCCGG AACCCCTACGTGCTGTCAGCGAGCCCGTGCGGGTCGAGCAGCGGGTCGGCGATATCGGCGGCGGCGAACCTGGCAGCAGTGACGCTGGGGACGGAGACGGACGGCTCCATCATTTGCCCCTCGCACCTGAACTCGGTAGTCGGAATCAAGCCCACCGTTGGGCTCACCAGCCGTGCCGGCGTCATCCCCGTCTCCACCAGACAGGACACCATCGG CCCTCTTTGCCGCACAGTCTCCGACGCTGTCCAAGTTTTGGACGTAATTGTGGGTTTCGACAAGGATGACGCGGCGGCAACCAGAGCAGCGTCAAAGTACATACCTGCAGGTGGATACAAGCAGTTCTTAAACGTGAACGGACTAAAGGGCAAGAGGATTGGCATCCTCCGTAGGTTCTTCGACTTCTCCAGTACTGATTCTTCCTACAAAAATGCAGTCTTCGAGAGTCATTTCGGCACCATGAG GCAAAAGGGAGCCATCTTGATCGACGACCTTGAAATAGCCAACTCGAGCATCATTCTCGACGTCACCCAGAGCGGTGAAGGGGTTGCATTGCTGGCTGAGTTCAAGTTGGCACTAAACTCCTACTTATCAGACCTTTCATCGTCTCCCGTGAAGTCTCTCGCTGATGTAATAGAATTCAACAACCAGCACAGTGCCGAG GAAAGACTGGATGAATTCGGGCAACCCATATTTTTAGCAGCTGAAAACACCTCGGGAATTGGTGCAACCGAAAGAAGTGCAATTGCGAGAATGAGCCAACTTTCCAAGCAAGGATTGGAGAAGCTAATGGTCGAGAAGAGATTGGACGCAGTGGTGGCTGCCAACTCAAATGCAGCTACGATTTTTGCTATTGGAGGATACCCTGCCATTAGTGTTCCTGCAGGGTATGGGGGCGATGGAATTCCTTTCGGTCTGTGCTTTGGGGGCCTCAGGGGTTCAGAACCCAGGTTGATTGAGATGGCGTATGGTTTTGAGCAAGCAACGTTGGTCAGAAAACCCCCATCATTCAGGGAATGA